In Arthrobacter sp. B3I9, the following are encoded in one genomic region:
- a CDS encoding sulfite exporter TauE/SafE family protein: MEFLNSVFIFIAGLWAGTINSVVGSGTLVTFPVLIALGYVPVTASISNAMGLVAGGAAGAWGYRKELEGRGRQLLRLLPASLLGGITGAFLLLHLPEMVFHYAAPVLIVLALLMVVFQPKLQQWVRNREENPEHALRDRGHSFLLILLVYLAGVYGGYFVAAQGILLVGILGVFMSGTIQNANAMKNILSLAVNLVAATSYVLFAFGRIDWPVVGLIAASSLIGGVIGSKVGRRLSPTVLRGVIFTLGLVALGFMIANLLK, encoded by the coding sequence GTGGAGTTCCTCAATAGCGTTTTCATCTTTATCGCCGGGCTCTGGGCGGGCACCATCAACAGCGTCGTCGGTTCGGGCACCCTCGTCACCTTCCCGGTGCTGATCGCCCTCGGCTACGTGCCCGTGACGGCATCCATCAGCAACGCGATGGGCCTCGTGGCAGGAGGCGCCGCCGGAGCATGGGGTTACCGCAAGGAACTGGAAGGCCGCGGCAGGCAGCTGCTCCGGCTCCTGCCCGCCTCGCTGCTGGGCGGAATCACCGGCGCGTTCCTGCTGCTGCACCTGCCGGAAATGGTCTTCCACTACGCCGCCCCCGTGCTGATCGTGCTGGCCCTGCTGATGGTGGTCTTCCAGCCCAAGCTCCAGCAGTGGGTCCGGAACCGTGAAGAGAACCCCGAACACGCGCTCCGGGACCGCGGCCACAGCTTCCTCCTGATCCTCCTGGTGTATCTGGCCGGCGTCTACGGCGGCTACTTTGTCGCGGCCCAGGGCATTCTCCTGGTCGGCATCCTCGGCGTCTTCATGTCCGGGACCATCCAGAACGCCAACGCCATGAAGAACATCCTGTCCCTGGCCGTGAACCTCGTCGCCGCTACCTCCTACGTGCTCTTCGCCTTCGGCCGGATCGACTGGCCCGTGGTCGGGCTGATCGCCGCCAGCTCGCTGATCGGAGGCGTGATCGGCTCCAAGGTCGGCCGCAGGCTGTCCCCGACGGTGCTGCGCGGCGTCATCTTCACCCTGGGGCTGGTTGCCCTCGGCTTCATGATCGCCAACCTTCTGAAATGA
- a CDS encoding ABC transporter ATP-binding protein — protein MSDVLEMAAVSVVRGAKTLLDKVDWQVKEGERWVILGPNGAGKTTLLQIAAARMHPTSGMAGILEEILGAVDVFELRPRIGLSSAALANQIPEHEKVLNVVVTAAYGVTGRWREGYEKDDERRAFGLLNDWGMGPLLNRSFASLSEGERKRVQIARALMTDPELLLLDEPGAGLDLGGREDLVYRLSQLARDEAAPAIVLVTHHLEEVPPGFTHAMLMRDGGVVAQGPVAEILTSENLSETFGLPLDVSVAAGRYTATARR, from the coding sequence ATGAGTGATGTTCTTGAAATGGCCGCCGTCAGCGTTGTACGCGGGGCGAAGACGCTCCTGGACAAGGTGGACTGGCAGGTCAAGGAAGGTGAGCGTTGGGTGATCCTGGGCCCCAACGGCGCCGGCAAGACCACACTGCTGCAGATCGCCGCGGCACGGATGCATCCCACCAGCGGCATGGCCGGCATCCTCGAGGAAATCCTCGGCGCCGTCGACGTCTTTGAGCTGCGGCCCCGGATCGGCCTGTCCTCGGCCGCCCTGGCCAACCAGATCCCGGAGCACGAAAAGGTCCTCAACGTCGTCGTGACCGCCGCCTACGGCGTCACCGGCCGGTGGCGGGAGGGCTACGAGAAGGACGACGAGCGCCGCGCCTTCGGCCTGCTGAATGACTGGGGCATGGGCCCGCTGCTCAACCGTTCCTTCGCGTCGCTGTCCGAGGGGGAGCGGAAGCGGGTGCAGATCGCCCGGGCCCTCATGACGGACCCCGAGCTGCTTCTCCTGGACGAGCCCGGCGCCGGACTTGATCTGGGCGGCCGCGAGGACCTCGTATACCGGCTGAGCCAGCTCGCCCGCGACGAGGCCGCCCCGGCCATCGTCCTGGTCACCCATCACCTTGAAGAGGTCCCGCCGGGATTCACGCACGCCATGCTGATGCGCGACGGCGGCGTGGTCGCCCAGGGCCCGGTGGCTGAGATCCTCACCTCGGAGAACCTGAGTGAGACCTTCGGGCTGCCGCTGGACGTCAGCGTCGCCGCGGGCCGTTACACCGCCACCGCCCGCCGCTGA
- the serB gene encoding phosphoserine phosphatase SerB, whose product MSSNVTAVSYGPTLTLPDMQRLRGVLTAAGANVLAENRTGDSRFEVYTADCGLESGAAAEVTELRQASAGAVEGVDTAIVPASLREARRKFLIMDVDSTLIQQEVIELLAAYAGKREEVTAVTEAAMRGELDFAQSLHARVAVLAGLKADVVDAVRGEVKLSDGAAELVAAFKAAGHVVAVVSGGFNQILQPIAEGLGLDYWIANELEIVDGALTGKVLGDVIDRAAKEKYLREWAAAEGIPMEHTIAVGDGANDLDMLGAAGIGVAFNAKPAVRAAADAVVSMPYLDAVRHIAGV is encoded by the coding sequence ATGAGTTCGAACGTGACCGCGGTCAGCTACGGCCCCACATTGACCCTTCCCGACATGCAGCGGCTCCGGGGAGTCCTCACTGCAGCGGGTGCGAACGTGCTGGCGGAAAACCGCACAGGTGACTCCCGTTTCGAGGTGTACACGGCCGATTGCGGGCTGGAGTCCGGGGCCGCCGCGGAGGTGACGGAGCTTCGGCAGGCGTCCGCCGGCGCCGTCGAGGGCGTGGACACGGCGATCGTGCCGGCGTCGCTCCGCGAAGCCCGGCGGAAGTTCCTGATCATGGACGTGGATTCCACCCTGATCCAGCAGGAGGTCATTGAGCTCCTGGCCGCCTACGCCGGCAAACGCGAGGAAGTCACGGCCGTGACGGAAGCGGCCATGCGCGGCGAACTGGACTTTGCCCAGAGCCTGCACGCCCGGGTGGCGGTGCTCGCCGGACTCAAAGCGGATGTGGTCGATGCCGTCCGCGGAGAGGTGAAGCTCAGCGACGGCGCCGCCGAACTGGTGGCGGCGTTCAAGGCGGCAGGCCATGTGGTCGCCGTCGTCTCCGGTGGGTTCAACCAGATCCTCCAGCCGATTGCGGAGGGCCTGGGGCTGGACTACTGGATCGCCAACGAACTGGAAATTGTGGACGGCGCGCTGACCGGAAAGGTCCTTGGCGACGTCATCGACCGTGCCGCAAAGGAGAAGTACCTGCGCGAGTGGGCGGCCGCGGAAGGCATCCCGATGGAGCACACCATCGCAGTGGGAGACGGCGCCAACGACCTGGACATGCTCGGGGCCGCGGGAATCGGCGTGGCCTTCAACGCGAAGCCCGCCGTCAGGGCCGCGGCGGACGCCGTCGTAAGCATGCCCTATCTCGACGCGGTGCGGCACATCGCCGGGGTCTGA